A stretch of the Actinotalea sp. JY-7876 genome encodes the following:
- a CDS encoding beta-N-acetylhexosaminidase produces the protein MSLVPWPTRVEPAPGRLEVAALSPDASWDEHWSGRCADLPALADLPLRGDGLPLRLVPRESGTTDGLPALPPLGPDGEVADERYRLRVDRTGVEVHAAGPEGAFRALTTLRQLLAAAGGVDGIARPDVAEIQDGPRYGWRGLSLDVVRTFFTVAEVMAVIDLMTLYKLNVLHLHLTDDQGWRLEVPGRPELTRTSAGTAYAGRPGGFYSTAELREIVRYAADRFVRVVPEVDIPGHSGAVLRAYPHLGRGHGEPGGYASHLHLDHRQPETFVFLQQVVDTLVDLTPGPYLHLGGDEAFGMGAEEYATFWSRFTAEVDLRGRRLVGWQELSRGGLGGDPLLQHWRDSSRTDAEGTAEMRRALGLPDAAQLALLVAAGRADVDRMRRDGNRVIVSPATVAYLDRPYADVSTDPEDVALRDALGLRLYEPMTVEEYYAWDPATVVPDLPADQVVGVEAAMWTETVASVAELQFMLLPRLAGVAEKAWSTAPRPWQDFRGRLAGQVPLWEAQGWRYFRAASVWPDPPVGPAR, from the coding sequence ATGAGCCTGGTCCCGTGGCCGACCCGCGTCGAGCCGGCGCCGGGGCGGCTCGAGGTCGCCGCCCTGTCTCCCGACGCCTCCTGGGACGAGCACTGGTCCGGACGGTGCGCGGACCTGCCCGCCCTCGCCGACCTGCCCCTGCGGGGCGACGGCCTCCCGCTCCGGCTGGTCCCCCGCGAGTCCGGCACGACCGACGGGCTCCCGGCGCTGCCCCCGCTGGGGCCGGACGGCGAGGTCGCCGACGAGCGGTACCGGCTGCGGGTGGACCGCACCGGCGTCGAGGTGCACGCGGCCGGACCCGAGGGAGCCTTCCGGGCGCTGACCACCCTGCGGCAGCTGCTCGCCGCGGCCGGCGGCGTCGACGGCATCGCCCGCCCGGACGTCGCCGAGATCCAGGACGGGCCTCGCTACGGCTGGCGCGGGCTGTCGCTCGACGTCGTGCGCACGTTCTTCACCGTGGCCGAGGTGATGGCGGTCATCGACCTCATGACGCTCTACAAGCTCAACGTGCTGCACCTGCACCTGACCGACGACCAGGGCTGGCGCCTCGAGGTGCCCGGCCGCCCCGAGCTGACGCGGACGAGCGCCGGCACGGCCTACGCGGGCCGCCCGGGCGGCTTCTACTCCACGGCGGAGCTGCGCGAGATCGTCCGGTACGCGGCCGACCGGTTCGTGCGCGTGGTGCCGGAGGTCGACATCCCCGGGCACAGCGGCGCCGTCCTGCGGGCCTACCCCCACCTGGGGCGCGGCCACGGCGAGCCGGGCGGGTACGCCTCCCACCTGCACCTCGACCACCGGCAGCCGGAGACGTTCGTCTTCCTCCAGCAGGTCGTCGATACCCTGGTCGACCTGACCCCGGGCCCGTACCTCCACCTCGGTGGGGACGAGGCCTTCGGGATGGGCGCCGAAGAGTACGCCACGTTCTGGTCGCGCTTCACCGCCGAGGTCGACCTCCGAGGGCGGCGCCTGGTCGGCTGGCAGGAGCTGTCGCGGGGCGGCCTCGGGGGCGACCCGCTGCTGCAGCACTGGCGCGACAGCTCCCGGACCGATGCCGAGGGCACGGCCGAGATGCGCCGCGCGCTCGGGCTCCCGGACGCGGCGCAGCTCGCCCTGCTCGTCGCCGCCGGGCGGGCCGACGTCGACCGCATGCGGCGGGACGGCAACCGGGTGATCGTCTCGCCCGCCACGGTCGCGTACCTCGACCGGCCGTACGCCGACGTGTCCACGGACCCGGAGGATGTCGCCCTGCGCGACGCCCTCGGCCTGCGCCTGTACGAGCCGATGACCGTCGAGGAGTACTACGCGTGGGACCCGGCGACGGTCGTGCCGGACCTGCCCGCCGACCAGGTCGTCGGCGTGGAGGCGGCCATGTGGACCGAGACCGTCGCCTCCGTGGCGGAGCTGCAGTTCATGCTGCTCCCCCGCCTCGCCGGGGTCGCCGAGAAGGCGTGGTCGACCGCGCCGCGCCCCTGGCAGGACTTCCGTGGGCGCCTGGCCGGGCAGGTGCCGCTGTGGGAGGCGCAGGGATGGCGCTACTTCCGGGCGGCCTCGGTGTGGCCCGACCCGCCCGTCGGACCCGCTCGATGA
- a CDS encoding L-fucose/L-arabinose isomerase family protein has product MTTAPLDELVPFRRRRPRIGLVSGGLGTYWPQFPGLLPQLQQSARYVAERFEGLDVDVVDAGFVSDAQEGAAAAETLRVADCDLIVLFLTTYLTSSMVLPVAQRSGAPVLVIDLQPTEAMDHATFDTGQWLAYCSQCSVPEVGNVFRRAGIEFRSVSGHLRSERAWTRIDRWVRAAGVRARLRTARHGLLGHLYPGMLDVATDLTLLPTQLGSHVEVLEIDDLRVRVAQVRDDELAARLRLAHELFELDASVDPVDLEWAARVSVGLDRLVADFDLDSLAYYHRGLEGEQHERLGAGMILGASLLTARGIPAAGEYELRTSVAMLATQALGAGGSFTEIQALNFHDDVVEMGHDGPAHLAVSAQQPLLRGLGVFHGKRGWGVSVEFDVRPGPVTTVGLGQERDGRLTFLTSEGEVVPGPLLAIGNTTSRVAFGCDPGEWVDAWSASGVGHHWALALGHRSADVAAVASLLGVEHRHVSGGAH; this is encoded by the coding sequence ATGACCACCGCACCGCTCGACGAGCTCGTCCCGTTCCGCCGGCGTCGGCCCCGCATCGGCCTCGTGTCCGGCGGTCTCGGCACCTACTGGCCGCAGTTCCCGGGACTGCTCCCCCAGCTGCAGCAGTCCGCCCGGTACGTCGCCGAGCGCTTCGAGGGCCTCGACGTCGACGTCGTCGACGCGGGGTTCGTCTCCGACGCGCAGGAGGGCGCGGCCGCGGCCGAGACGCTCCGCGTGGCGGACTGCGACCTGATCGTCCTCTTCCTCACCACCTACCTCACGTCCTCGATGGTGCTGCCGGTCGCCCAGCGCAGCGGTGCGCCGGTGCTGGTCATCGACCTGCAGCCGACCGAGGCCATGGACCACGCGACCTTCGACACCGGGCAGTGGCTGGCCTACTGCAGCCAGTGCTCGGTGCCCGAGGTCGGCAACGTCTTCCGGCGGGCGGGGATCGAATTCCGCTCCGTGTCCGGCCACCTGCGCAGCGAGCGCGCGTGGACCCGCATCGACCGCTGGGTCCGCGCGGCCGGCGTCCGCGCGCGCCTGCGCACCGCGCGCCACGGCCTGCTCGGCCACCTCTACCCCGGGATGCTCGACGTCGCGACCGACCTCACGCTCCTGCCCACCCAGCTCGGCTCGCACGTCGAGGTGCTCGAGATCGACGACCTGCGGGTGCGGGTCGCGCAGGTGCGCGACGACGAGCTCGCGGCGCGCCTCCGGCTGGCCCACGAGCTGTTCGAGCTGGACGCCTCCGTCGACCCGGTGGATCTGGAGTGGGCGGCACGGGTCTCCGTCGGGCTCGACCGGCTGGTCGCCGACTTCGACCTCGACTCCCTGGCCTACTACCACCGGGGCCTCGAGGGCGAGCAGCACGAGCGGCTCGGCGCCGGCATGATCCTCGGCGCCTCGCTCCTGACCGCGCGCGGCATCCCCGCCGCCGGGGAGTACGAGCTGCGCACCAGCGTCGCCATGCTCGCGACCCAGGCGCTCGGCGCGGGCGGGTCGTTCACCGAGATCCAGGCGCTCAACTTCCACGACGACGTCGTCGAGATGGGGCACGACGGGCCGGCGCACCTGGCCGTGAGCGCGCAGCAGCCGCTGCTGCGCGGGCTCGGGGTCTTCCACGGCAAGCGGGGCTGGGGCGTGTCGGTCGAGTTCGACGTCCGACCGGGTCCGGTGACGACAGTCGGCCTGGGCCAGGAGCGCGACGGCCGGCTCACCTTCCTCACGAGCGAGGGCGAGGTCGTGCCGGGCCCGCTGCTGGCGATCGGGAACACGACGTCGCGCGTGGCCTTCGGGTGCGACCCCGGCGAGTGGGTCGACGCGTGGAGCGCCTCCGGCGTCGGGCACCACTGGGCGCTCGCGCTCGGTCACCGGTCGGCCGACGTTGCCGCCGTGGCGAGCCTCCTGGGCGTCGAGCACCGCCACGTGAGCGGCGGCGCGCACTGA
- a CDS encoding GntR family transcriptional regulator translates to MSSLTPLPQVARVADTVYATLRGAILEGGLAPGSRLSVPQLAQQLAVSRSPVREAVQRLVQDGLATEEPHRGAVVAVLDPSELLPLYEVREVLEGLSARLAAERGTPEEIETLREAYDRHAEALAGGASDQHVPLDLAFHAALRAAAHNSELHTSLDRVQGKIAVAMLGGDPANWSHQAIKEHHAILQAVVDRRPDEAEQAARAHIVRIRHDIAARFAVPDRPAGT, encoded by the coding sequence ATGAGCTCCCTCACCCCTCTCCCGCAGGTGGCCCGCGTGGCGGACACCGTCTACGCCACGCTGCGCGGCGCCATCCTCGAGGGCGGCCTCGCCCCCGGGAGCCGGCTCAGCGTGCCCCAGCTCGCCCAGCAGCTCGCGGTGAGCCGGAGCCCCGTGCGCGAGGCGGTCCAGCGCCTCGTGCAGGACGGTCTGGCGACCGAGGAGCCGCACCGCGGCGCGGTCGTCGCCGTGCTGGACCCGTCCGAGCTGCTGCCGCTCTACGAGGTGCGCGAGGTGCTCGAGGGACTGTCCGCGCGTCTCGCGGCCGAGCGCGGCACCCCCGAGGAGATCGAGACCCTGCGCGAGGCGTACGACCGCCACGCGGAGGCGCTCGCCGGGGGCGCCTCGGACCAGCACGTCCCGCTCGACCTCGCGTTCCACGCCGCGCTGCGGGCGGCGGCGCACAACAGCGAGCTCCATACGTCGCTCGACCGGGTCCAGGGCAAGATCGCGGTCGCCATGCTCGGCGGCGACCCGGCGAACTGGTCGCATCAGGCGATCAAGGAGCACCACGCCATCCTGCAGGCGGTCGTCGACCGGCGACCGGACGAGGCGGAGCAGGCGGCGCGGGCGCACATCGTGCGTATCCGGCACGACATCGCAGCCCGGTTCGCCGTCCCGGACCGTCCGGCCGGGACCTAG
- a CDS encoding NAD(P)-dependent oxidoreductase, with amino-acid sequence MTTPTGGATRPAGTAGGARVGVVGLGAMGLPIARVLDGVLAYDPDPGARDRAATAGVALAQDLADLVDRCDVVVLSLPTPDVVADVVAQVAASRRPAPTVLDTSTIDPATARRSDELLRAAGGRYADCPVLGRPEAVGRWTLAVGGDEDVLETARRALAPVAARILLAGPVGAGQTIKLLNNLMLGTINAATAEVLLLAEAAGVDPGMFVDTLLDSGAASVSGLFRDVAPRAVAGDFSPTFSLHLMHKDNGLALRLADSLGVPLAVGPAAQHLNTMALAAGHGHEDSIAVLRVLEEITGRTARRH; translated from the coding sequence ATGACCACACCCACCGGCGGTGCAACCCGACCGGCGGGCACCGCCGGCGGCGCCCGCGTCGGCGTGGTCGGACTCGGGGCGATGGGGCTGCCCATCGCCCGCGTCCTGGACGGCGTTCTCGCCTACGACCCGGATCCGGGGGCGCGCGACCGTGCCGCCACCGCCGGCGTCGCGCTGGCGCAGGACCTCGCCGACCTCGTGGACCGCTGCGACGTGGTCGTGCTCTCGCTGCCGACGCCGGACGTCGTCGCCGACGTCGTCGCGCAGGTCGCGGCGTCGCGGCGGCCCGCCCCGACGGTCCTCGACACGAGCACGATCGACCCCGCCACCGCGCGGCGCAGCGACGAGCTGCTCCGCGCGGCGGGCGGCCGCTACGCCGACTGCCCGGTCCTCGGGCGGCCCGAGGCGGTGGGCCGCTGGACGCTGGCGGTCGGCGGGGACGAGGACGTCCTGGAGACGGCGCGACGGGCTCTCGCGCCCGTGGCGGCACGGATCCTGCTCGCCGGCCCGGTCGGTGCGGGACAGACGATCAAGCTGCTCAACAACCTCATGCTCGGCACCATCAACGCCGCCACGGCGGAGGTGCTGCTCCTGGCCGAGGCGGCGGGCGTCGACCCTGGCATGTTCGTGGACACGCTACTGGACTCCGGGGCGGCGTCGGTGAGCGGGCTCTTCCGAGACGTCGCGCCGCGCGCGGTGGCGGGCGACTTCAGCCCGACGTTCTCGCTGCACCTGATGCACAAGGACAACGGCCTCGCGCTCCGTCTCGCCGACAGCCTCGGCGTGCCGCTCGCCGTCGGCCCGGCGGCCCAGCACCTCAACACCATGGCGCTGGCCGCGGGGCACGGGCACGAGGACTCGATCGCGGTGCTGAGGGTGCTCGAGGAGATCACGGGCCGCACCGCGAGGCGGCACTGA
- a CDS encoding lactate racemase domain-containing protein produces MKVDLEYGHGTMTAELPDDTDVFVPGETVADPAFLPDPIGATRAALRAPLGLPPIGEQAGPGSRVVIVFPDRVKGGEHATSHRRVAIRLVLDELEAAGVAPGDILLLCSNGLHAKNTEAELRGILGPDLYAEFSGGRLVNHDSEDEANLVDLGRTAQGDPVIVNRAVFEADVVVMIGHTLGNPYGGYSGAYKHIATGITHWRCIAAHHVPKVMHRPDFTPVSHRSLMRSKFEQIGRHIEERMGRRLFCVDAVLDTRARQIAVHAGDAESVQRASWPVADRRTFVPFAEQKYDVMVFGLPQSFHYGDGMGTNPLMIMQAISAQVVRHKRVLADNCVIIASSICDGWFHDELFTGYRAIYDMFQTNGNQQLPDVNAYAELLATDAELIRRYRFGYGFHPFHGFSMISSGHIAEMNTSAVYLVGAREPGYARGMGMKTRATFEEALADAKRKYVGPQPRVLALPRAFRTAAVHLCLKDGPEALAQASRHDVPTTDTRGPAS; encoded by the coding sequence ATGAAGGTCGACCTCGAGTACGGCCACGGGACCATGACGGCGGAGCTGCCGGACGACACCGACGTGTTCGTGCCGGGGGAGACCGTCGCGGACCCGGCGTTCCTCCCGGACCCGATCGGTGCCACCCGCGCCGCCCTGCGCGCGCCGCTGGGTCTCCCGCCGATCGGCGAGCAGGCGGGTCCCGGCTCGCGCGTCGTCATCGTCTTCCCCGACCGCGTGAAGGGAGGGGAGCACGCGACCTCGCACCGGCGCGTCGCGATCCGCCTCGTGCTCGACGAGCTGGAGGCGGCCGGGGTGGCGCCCGGCGACATCCTGCTGCTGTGCTCCAACGGGCTGCACGCCAAGAACACCGAGGCGGAGCTGCGGGGCATCCTCGGCCCGGACCTCTACGCCGAGTTCTCCGGCGGCCGCCTCGTCAACCACGACAGCGAGGACGAGGCGAACCTCGTCGACCTCGGCCGCACGGCCCAGGGGGACCCGGTCATCGTGAACCGTGCCGTGTTCGAAGCCGACGTCGTCGTGATGATCGGGCACACCCTCGGCAACCCGTACGGCGGCTACTCCGGTGCGTACAAGCACATCGCGACGGGCATCACCCACTGGCGCTGCATCGCCGCGCACCACGTCCCCAAGGTCATGCACCGGCCGGACTTCACGCCCGTGAGCCATCGCTCGCTGATGCGCAGCAAGTTCGAGCAGATCGGGCGCCACATCGAGGAGCGGATGGGACGCAGGCTCTTCTGCGTCGACGCGGTGCTGGACACGCGCGCGCGGCAGATCGCGGTGCACGCGGGCGACGCGGAGAGCGTGCAACGCGCGTCGTGGCCCGTCGCGGACCGGCGGACCTTCGTGCCGTTCGCCGAGCAGAAGTACGACGTGATGGTGTTCGGCCTGCCGCAGTCGTTCCACTACGGCGACGGCATGGGCACCAACCCGCTCATGATCATGCAGGCCATCTCGGCCCAGGTCGTGCGGCACAAGCGCGTCCTGGCCGACAACTGCGTCATCATCGCGTCCTCGATCTGCGACGGCTGGTTCCACGACGAGCTGTTCACGGGCTACCGCGCGATCTACGACATGTTCCAGACGAACGGCAACCAGCAGCTCCCCGACGTCAACGCCTACGCGGAGCTGCTGGCTACCGACGCGGAGCTGATCCGCCGCTACCGCTTCGGCTACGGGTTCCACCCGTTCCACGGGTTCTCGATGATCAGTTCCGGTCACATCGCCGAGATGAACACGTCGGCCGTGTACCTCGTGGGCGCGCGCGAGCCGGGGTACGCGCGAGGCATGGGGATGAAGACCCGGGCGACGTTCGAGGAGGCCCTCGCGGACGCGAAGCGCAAGTACGTCGGCCCGCAGCCGCGGGTCCTCGCGCTGCCCCGCGCCTTCCGGACGGCGGCCGTGCACCTGTGCCTCAAGGACGGTCCGGAGGCCCTCGCCCAGGCATCCCGCCATGATGTGCCGACCACCGACACGAGAGGACCCGCGTCATGA
- the larE gene encoding ATP-dependent sacrificial sulfur transferase LarE, with product MAPPAARGDLAAREPEETSAEAVEQRIVTALARTGADGRPAFSPGSPLGVAYSGGVDSAVVVAVAARAFGAGAVRALLGVSPSLARRERTLAHATAAGLGVQVVEVPTHEMANPAYRANAADRCFHCKDELFTRIDDDLVARLRLAAVAYGENADDVLRPDRPGSRAASAHAVLRPLADAGVTKAEVRAVARRLGLTVAEKPAAPCLASRIPHGVEVTPERLRQAEAAEDAVLRLGFADCRVRHHGEVARIEVPAADLGRLVAPDVRGELVAAVRAVGFRFVTVDLAGIQSGAFTLPLVEVSRGPR from the coding sequence ATGGCCCCACCCGCCGCCCGCGGCGACCTCGCCGCGCGCGAGCCGGAGGAGACCTCCGCGGAGGCGGTCGAGCAGCGGATCGTCACCGCGCTGGCCCGCACCGGTGCCGACGGCCGACCCGCGTTCTCCCCCGGTTCCCCCCTCGGCGTCGCGTACTCCGGGGGCGTCGACTCCGCGGTCGTGGTCGCCGTCGCCGCACGTGCCTTCGGCGCGGGGGCGGTGCGCGCGCTGCTCGGCGTCTCGCCGTCGCTGGCGCGGCGTGAGCGCACGCTCGCGCACGCCACCGCGGCAGGGCTCGGGGTGCAGGTCGTCGAGGTCCCCACCCACGAGATGGCCAACCCGGCGTACCGCGCCAACGCGGCCGACCGCTGCTTCCACTGCAAGGACGAGCTCTTCACACGCATCGACGACGACCTCGTCGCGCGCCTGCGTCTGGCCGCCGTCGCCTACGGCGAGAACGCGGACGACGTGCTGCGGCCCGACCGACCCGGGTCGCGCGCCGCGAGCGCCCACGCCGTGCTGCGGCCGCTCGCTGATGCCGGCGTGACGAAGGCGGAGGTGCGCGCGGTTGCGCGCCGCCTGGGCCTGACGGTCGCCGAGAAGCCGGCCGCGCCCTGCCTCGCCTCGCGGATCCCGCACGGCGTCGAGGTCACTCCCGAGCGCCTGCGGCAGGCGGAGGCGGCCGAGGACGCCGTGCTGCGGCTCGGTTTCGCCGACTGCCGCGTGCGCCATCACGGGGAGGTCGCGCGCATCGAGGTCCCCGCCGCGGACCTCGGACGACTCGTCGCGCCCGACGTGCGAGGCGAGCTGGTCGCGGCGGTGCGCGCGGTCGGATTCCGGTTCGTCACCGTCGACCTGGCCGGTATCCAGTCCGGCGCCTTCACCCTGCCCCTGGTCGAGGTCAGCCGTGGACCGCGATGA
- the larB gene encoding nickel pincer cofactor biosynthesis protein LarB produces MDRDDLSGVAHLDHDRLRRRGYPEAVLADAKTPEQLGRIARALRERGPDRLPTVFTRVDDARAAAVLAELPDARYEPVPRLVIWPAAPPEVSGGLVVVACAGTSDLPVATEAALVASSSGRPTELVVDIGVAGLHRVLDRLELLRSAAAIVVVAGMDGALPGVIAGLVSAPVVAVPTSVGYGAAFGGLAPLLTMLTSCAPGVAVVNIDNGYGAGHLAAQIAAPATPPAAAAPDTAAPDTAVGRTLWLDASAGIAGDMLLGALLDAGAPLASVQAAVDAVTPGSVRLSVRPVTRGGQRATKVDVDVLVPDPPHRTWAAVEEHLEAAPLHAETRALASAVFRRLAEAEGHVHGVDPASVHFHEVGALDAIADVVGTCEALRLLGVTEVVGTPVAVGSGHVDGAHGRMPVPVPAVAQLALGWPTTSGDLARPPGDHEGSGGGALGELATPTGMALLRALAPGWGPVPTMVTVAVGVGAGTRDPAGRANVVRAVLGHRGAPAAAR; encoded by the coding sequence GTGGACCGCGATGACCTGAGCGGCGTGGCCCACCTCGACCACGACCGCCTCCGGCGCCGCGGCTACCCGGAGGCCGTCCTCGCCGACGCCAAGACACCGGAGCAGCTCGGCAGGATCGCGCGCGCCCTGCGCGAGCGCGGCCCCGACCGCCTCCCGACGGTCTTCACACGGGTCGACGACGCACGGGCCGCCGCCGTGCTCGCCGAGCTGCCCGACGCGCGGTACGAGCCCGTGCCCCGCCTGGTGATCTGGCCGGCGGCACCGCCCGAGGTCAGCGGCGGCCTCGTGGTCGTGGCGTGCGCGGGCACCTCGGACCTCCCTGTCGCGACGGAGGCGGCGCTCGTCGCCTCGTCCTCGGGCCGACCGACCGAGCTGGTCGTGGACATCGGCGTCGCCGGCCTGCACCGGGTGCTGGACCGGCTCGAGCTGCTGCGCTCAGCCGCCGCGATCGTCGTCGTTGCGGGGATGGACGGCGCCCTGCCCGGCGTGATCGCGGGACTGGTCAGCGCCCCCGTGGTGGCCGTCCCGACGTCGGTCGGCTACGGCGCCGCCTTCGGCGGTCTCGCGCCCCTGCTCACCATGCTCACGTCGTGCGCGCCGGGCGTCGCGGTCGTCAACATCGACAACGGGTACGGCGCGGGCCACCTCGCCGCGCAGATCGCGGCGCCCGCGACACCACCGGCCGCCGCTGCACCGGACACCGCGGCACCGGACACGGCCGTGGGCCGGACGCTGTGGCTCGACGCCTCCGCGGGGATCGCGGGCGACATGCTGCTCGGCGCCCTGCTGGACGCGGGCGCACCGCTCGCGTCGGTGCAGGCGGCGGTCGACGCCGTCACCCCCGGCTCCGTCCGGCTCTCCGTGCGGCCGGTGACACGCGGCGGCCAGCGTGCGACGAAGGTCGACGTCGACGTGCTCGTGCCGGACCCGCCCCACCGCACCTGGGCCGCCGTCGAGGAGCACCTCGAGGCGGCACCGCTGCACGCCGAGACCCGCGCCCTCGCGTCGGCCGTCTTCCGGCGGCTCGCCGAGGCGGAGGGTCACGTCCACGGCGTCGACCCGGCGTCGGTGCACTTCCACGAGGTCGGGGCCCTGGACGCGATCGCGGACGTGGTCGGGACCTGCGAGGCGCTGCGCCTGCTCGGCGTCACCGAGGTCGTCGGCACGCCCGTGGCGGTGGGCAGCGGCCACGTGGACGGCGCCCACGGCCGCATGCCGGTGCCCGTGCCGGCCGTGGCGCAGCTGGCCCTCGGCTGGCCGACCACCTCCGGGGACCTGGCGAGACCCCCGGGCGACCACGAGGGGTCCGGCGGCGGCGCACTGGGCGAGCTCGCGACACCGACCGGGATGGCCCTGCTGCGCGCGCTTGCCCCCGGCTGGGGGCCGGTGCCCACCATGGTCACGGTCGCCGTGGGCGTCGGCGCCGGCACCCGGGACCCCGCAGGCCGTGCCAACGTCGTCCGCGCGGTCCTCGGGCACCGGGGAGCACCGGCGGCCGCACGGTGA
- a CDS encoding YidH family protein codes for MSGPERRFPRAVYGGGREPDVRFSLANERTFLAWIRTSLALLAVGIALEALPLPMEPGLRRAAALLFLAMGAATPVQAWFGWVRVERAIRHDRPLPASLLAAPLTVGILLAVALLGVGVLVA; via the coding sequence GTGAGCGGCCCGGAACGCCGGTTCCCCCGCGCCGTGTACGGCGGTGGGAGGGAGCCGGACGTCCGCTTCTCCCTGGCCAACGAACGCACGTTCCTGGCCTGGATCCGGACCTCCCTCGCCCTGCTGGCCGTCGGCATCGCCCTCGAGGCCCTGCCCCTGCCGATGGAGCCGGGGCTGCGCCGGGCGGCCGCGCTCCTCTTCCTCGCGATGGGCGCCGCGACACCGGTGCAGGCGTGGTTCGGGTGGGTGCGCGTCGAGCGGGCGATCCGCCACGACCGGCCCCTGCCCGCGTCGCTCCTCGCCGCACCGCTCACGGTCGGGATCCTGCTGGCCGTGGCGCTGCTCGGCGTCGGCGTCCTCGTCGCGTGA
- a CDS encoding DUF202 domain-containing protein, with the protein MRGGARHVPFDPGLQPERTALAWRRTSLTLMVGPLVAVRLLAPELRASAVVVAALGALGGFALAVGAARRDRRTSAALSGVAGSPGLPGAGLPGAGLLLLLATVTAGCGAGVVVLVLLAG; encoded by the coding sequence GTGAGGGGCGGCGCGCGGCACGTCCCCTTCGACCCGGGGCTGCAGCCCGAGCGGACCGCGCTGGCGTGGCGGCGCACGTCGCTCACCCTCATGGTCGGACCCCTGGTCGCCGTGCGGCTGCTGGCTCCGGAGCTCCGGGCCTCCGCCGTGGTCGTCGCGGCCCTCGGAGCCCTCGGCGGGTTCGCCCTGGCCGTCGGCGCGGCACGTCGGGACCGGCGCACCAGCGCCGCCCTCAGCGGCGTCGCCGGCTCCCCGGGCCTGCCCGGGGCGGGCCTACCCGGGGCGGGCCTCCTGCTGCTGCTCGCGACGGTGACCGCCGGGTGCGGGGCGGGCGTCGTCGTGCTCGTGCTGCTCGCCGGGTAG
- a CDS encoding OsmC family protein: MSEQSRRHVSLRREGQGVYVASNDRGGVVRMGGGDGTDFTPVELLLAAVAGCSAVDVDAVTARRATPETFTADVEALKVRDETGNRLTDVRVTFTVTFPEGEAGDAARAILPRALATSHDRTCTVSRTIEAGTPVTVRLAGA, encoded by the coding sequence ATGAGCGAGCAGAGTCGACGCCACGTGTCCCTCCGGCGCGAGGGCCAGGGGGTGTACGTCGCGAGCAACGACCGCGGCGGCGTCGTGCGGATGGGCGGCGGCGACGGGACGGACTTCACGCCCGTGGAGCTGCTCCTCGCGGCGGTCGCCGGGTGCAGCGCCGTCGACGTCGACGCCGTGACGGCTCGCCGGGCGACGCCCGAGACGTTCACGGCCGACGTCGAGGCGCTCAAGGTGCGCGACGAGACCGGCAACCGCCTCACGGACGTCCGGGTGACGTTCACGGTCACGTTCCCCGAGGGCGAGGCAGGGGACGCGGCGCGCGCGATCCTGCCGCGCGCCCTGGCGACGTCGCACGATCGCACCTGCACGGTGTCGCGAACGATCGAGGCGGGCACACCGGTGACGGTGCGGCTCGCGGGGGCGTGA
- a CDS encoding S-adenosylmethionine decarboxylase codes for MLDLAPTICRQRLVVEGLCREPITAEAISAYLSRLSKEIDMVALMEPATHQSPLYGWAGWIHWETSGAHFYAWDEPDLFFSVDIYACKPFSVDAVVTYTREFFDATTVVHKEF; via the coding sequence GTGCTCGACCTTGCCCCCACCATCTGCCGCCAGCGTCTCGTCGTCGAGGGCCTGTGCCGCGAGCCGATCACGGCGGAGGCCATCTCCGCGTACCTCTCGCGGCTCTCGAAGGAGATCGACATGGTCGCCCTCATGGAGCCGGCGACGCACCAGTCGCCGCTGTACGGCTGGGCCGGGTGGATCCACTGGGAGACGTCCGGCGCGCACTTCTACGCCTGGGACGAGCCCGACCTGTTCTTCAGCGTCGACATCTACGCCTGCAAGCCGTTCTCCGTCGACGCCGTCGTGACCTACACCCGCGAGTTCTTCGACGCGACGACGGTCGTCCACAAGGAGTTCTGA